In the genome of Lacerta agilis isolate rLacAgi1 chromosome 2, rLacAgi1.pri, whole genome shotgun sequence, one region contains:
- the LOC117042636 gene encoding zinc finger protein 271-like isoform X4, with amino-acid sequence MMMFDTCKEPDLCIVYGEPIRPKPIIHKRTQVQQKAHPVEEEEDVALFRGGSFRASWEITVQTIPGAAEEQDVCIVGEKNIWQFPNTSERKACLQETHSVEGPVPSKLDSSVPSEPPAQAVVDAAKGQDICIAYEQGVLQKPTVRIRTGYPEEEDSEEDIDMPIPGRGDWKGPNESTFQPALDATKEQDSCVGYEEMVSQKPVFQGRAPSEATAQRGVEQWRQNRRKSLVKAQDEMVEQNYLSQDGPRRGKRSHTERKTDESIVPQSGVFTEQGEQPENRDALRASTEEKRNQRAESEGTSSGSRNNGNSPRCPTEVKRCGKSFRYQKQFAAHQMIHTGQKPHKSADCGKSFRLKSDLTQHKRTHTGQKPFKCSECDKSFTANANLTRHKRTHTGEKPFKCSECDKCFAHSSNLTVHKRTHTREKPFKCSECDKCFVHSSYLTVHKRIHTQQKPFKCSECDKCFTQSSYLTVHKRIHTQEKPFKCSECDKCFTQSSYLTVHKRTHTGEKPFKCSVCSKCFSQRSDFTKHQSIHTGGKPYKCADCGKSFRLKTDLTRHERIHTGQKPFKCSVCKKSFGWHTSLTEHKRTHTKEKPFKCSVCKKSFGWQTSLTVHKRTHTKEKPFKCSECDKCFTQSSHLKVHKRTHTGEKPFKCSVCGKCFSQKSHFTKHQRIHKGERAHECSVCGKCFSQEANLTKHLKLHRRKTPFKSSLGRKSFTKSSNLPSQQMIRKKKYKCSAWGKSYTKWSYLTKHKRIPHKAEKPYKCEGCRKCFSSRSILTRHKRILHGWNKVYACSKCSQCFRSRRLLITHQGTHTAQKPFQCSQCRKAFSQEANLLRHQRTHTGDKPHECPVCRKSFSESAGLSRHTRSCHTGEKLHKCEQCGKSFIRKSDLKRHQKHHTRETPNQGSNLSEGLDDESRPHEGENAQRMETM; translated from the exons ATGATGATGTTTGATACTTGCAAGGAGCCAGACCTGTGCATTGTCTATGGGGAACCCATCAGGCCAAAGCCCATCATCCATAAGAGAACGCAGGTGCAGCAGAAAGCCCACCcagtcgaggaggaggaggatgtagcCCTTTTTCGTGGGGGAAGTTTCAGAGCCTCCTGGGAAATCACAGTGCAGACAATTCCTGGTGCTGCTGAGGAGCAGGATGTGTGCATTGTGGGCGAGAAAAACATCTGGCAGTTCCCCAACACCAGCGAGAGAAAGGCGTGTTTGCAGGAAACCCACTCAGTGGAGGGTCCCGTTCCCAGCAAACTAGACTCCAGTGTCCCCAGTGAACCTCCAGCCCAGGCTGTTGTTGATGCTGCTAAGGGACAAGACATCTGCATTGCGTATGAGCAAGGTGTCCTACAAAAGCCCACCGTCCGTATCAGAACTGGGTATCCtgaggaagaagactcagaggagGATATAGATATGCCTATTCCTGGCAGAGGAGATTGGAAAGGCCCCAATGAATCCACCTTCCAGCCTGCTCTTGATGCCACCAAGGAACAAGACTCCTGCGTTGGGTATGAGGAAATGGTTAGTCAGAAGCCCGTTTTTCAAGGAAGAGCACCCAGTGAAGCCACAGCCCAGAGAG GCGTtgagcagtggaggcagaacagaagGAAATCTTTGGTGAAAgcacaggatgagatggtggagCAGAACTACCTGAGTCAGGATGGaccaaggaggggaaagagaagtcACACAGAACGGAAGACAGATGAATCCATCGTTCCTCAAAGTGGCGTCTTCACTGAGCAAGGAGAACAACCAGAAAACAGAGATGCTTTGAGAGCGTCCACAGAGGAGAAAAGAAATCAAAGGGCAGAGTCTGAAGGAACAAGCAGTGGGAGCAGAAACAATGGAAACAGCCCCAGATGCCCTACAGAGGTGAAGcggtgtggaaagagcttcaggtaTCAGAAGCAGTTTGCTGCCCATCAGATGATTCACACAGGACAGAAACCTCATAAAAGTGCagactgtggaaagagcttccgctTGAAAAGTGACCTTACACAACATAAAAGAACCCACACAGGGcaaaagcctttcaaatgttctgaGTGCGATAAAAGCTTTACTGCGAACGCAAACCTTACACGACataaaagaactcacacaggggagaagcctttcaaatgttctgaGTGCGATAAATGTTTCGCACACAGCTCAAACCTTACAGTACATAAAAGAACTCACACACGGGaaaagcctttcaaatgttctgaGTGCGATAAATGTTTCGTACACAGCTCATACCTTACAGTACATAAAAGAATTCACACACAGCagaagcctttcaaatgttctgaGTGCGATAAATGTTTCACACAAAGCTCATACCTTACAGTACATAAAAGAATTCACACACAggagaagcctttcaaatgttctgaGTGCGATAAATGTTTCACACAAAGCTCATACCTTACAGTACataaaagaactcacacaggggagaaacctttcaaATGTTCAGTGTGTAGTAAGTGTTTTTCTCAAAGGTCGGACTTTACTAAACATCAAAGCATTCACACAGGGgggaaaccatataaatgtgcagactgtggaaagagcttccgtttgAAAACAGACCTTACAAGACatgaaagaattcacacagggcaaaagcctttcaaatgttcagtGTGCAAGAAAAGCTTTGGTTGGCACACAAGCCTTACTGAACATAAAAGAACTCACACAAAggagaagcctttcaaatgttcagtGTGCAAGAAAAGCTTTGGTTGGCAAACAAGCCTTACAGTACATAAAAGAACTCACACAAAggagaagcctttcaaatgttctgaGTGCGATAAATGTTTCACACAAAGCTCACACCTTAAAGTACataaaagaactcacacaggggagaagcctttcaaatgttcagtGTGTGGTAAGTGTTTTTCTCAAAAGTCGCACTTTACTAAACATCAAAGGATTCACAAAGGTGAGAGAGCCCATGAATGCTCAGTGTGTGGTAAATGCTTCAGTCAGGAGGCAAACCTTACTAAACATCTAAAGCTTCATAGGAGGAAGACACCTTTTAAGTCATCACTGGGTAGAAAAAGCTTTACTAAGAGCTCAAATCTTCCTAGTCAACAAATGATTCGCAAAAAAAAGTATAAATGTTCAGCTTGGGGGAAAAGCTATACTAAGTGGTCATACCTTACCAAACATAAAAGAATACCACACAAAGcagagaaaccctataaatgcgAAGGGTGTAGAAAATGTTTCAGTAGCAGGTCAATCCTTACTAGACATAAGAGAATCCTACACGGATGGAACAAAGTCTATGCATGTTCCAAGTGCAGTCAATGTTTCCGTTCAAGGAGACTTCTTATTACACATCAAGGAACCCACACAGCACAGAAACCTTTTCAATGCTCACAGTGTAGAAAAGCCTTCAGTCAGGAGGCAAATCTCCTTagacatcaaagaactcacacaggagacaaaCCCCACGAATGCCCTGTGTGTAGAAAAAGCTTCAGTGAGAGCGCAGGTCTTTCCAGACATACAAGGTCTtgccatacaggggagaaactgcACAAGTGTGaacaatgtggaaagagcttcattcgtAAATCAGACCTCAAGAGGCATCAAAAGCACCACACAAGGGAGACGcccaaccagggttcaaatctcagtGAAGGTTTAGATGATGAATCAAGACCTCATGAAGGTGAGAACGCACAGCGGATGGAAACCATGTAA